The window TTTGTAGGAGAAAAATAATGGACGAAAAAGCTTTCTTTGAGACTTGGAATTTAGGTAAGACTTACAAGACCCCGAAAGGGCCAGCGGTTATCGTTAGAGACTTTAACTTGAAAATGGAGCGTGGTGAGTTTGTTTGTATAATCGGGCACTCTGGTTGTGGAAAGTCTACGGTATTATCAATGGTCGCTGGGCTTAATGAAATCACAGAGGGTGGCGTCGTTCTAGACCATCGCGAAATTGACGGAGCGGGACCTGATCGCGGAGTTGTTTTCCAATCTCCGTGCTTACTTCCCTGGATGACAGCCTACAATAATGTGATGTTGGGTGTTGATCAAGTGTATAGCCATGTCTCTCAAGAAGAAAGAGAGCAGGTGGTGGAGTATTACCTCTCTGTAGTGGGTTTATCAGATGCGATGCATAAGATGCCTGCTGAGTTATCAGGAGGTATGAAACAACGGGTGGGTTTAGCCAGAGCATTCGCGTTGTCACCTAAAATGTTACTATTAGACGAGCCTTTTGGTATGCTCGATAAATTAACCAAATTCGAGCTACAGCACGTTTTACTCGAGCTTTGGAACCGTGAACGCCTAACAGCTATGATGGTCACACATGATGTGGATGAAGCCATCTTCTTGGCGGATCGAGTCGTGATGATGACTAACGGTCCGGAGGCTGAAGTGGGTGATATTCTTGAAATTCCCTTCAAAAGACCAAGGGACAGACATGAGATTATGGATGATCCCCAATACTACGAATTACGTGAGCATTTAATTACTTTCTTGGAAGAGAGAGCTCACATTAAACCTTCGAAGATTCTTGTCGACAATAAGTAAGATTTTTAATAGTAATTAAGCAAAGGAGTAATGAAATTAATATGATAAAACAAGTAATGATTACAGTTGGCTGTATATTGAGCTTAGGTTTGAGCTCGTATGCGGGTTCTAGTATGGCTGCAAAACTAGATGTTGTTGAGCCTACATGTTGTTCATCTGGCGGAGGCTGCTGTGCATCCAAACCGGAGAGACCAACAATCGGTTGGTTGCGCTACAATGAGGATTGGTCTGTTATGAAGGATCTGGATAATAAGTTATTTACCGATCCTCTTAAATACATCCCTTTCAATGAAAAAGGTGACATCTACCTAAGTCTAGGTGGACAAGTACGTCAGCGGGTAGAGGTTTGGAATAACTTCGGTTTCAATAGCAATAATGATGATACATTTTTATTAAGCCGTTATCAAGCGCATGCCGATTTGCATGTGACTAAATAC is drawn from Verrucomicrobiota bacterium and contains these coding sequences:
- a CDS encoding nitrate ABC transporter ATP-binding protein (This model describes the ATP binding subunits of ATP-binding cassette (ABC) transporters for nitrate transport, or for bicarbonate transport, in bacteria and archaea.), which encodes MDEKAFFETWNLGKTYKTPKGPAVIVRDFNLKMERGEFVCIIGHSGCGKSTVLSMVAGLNEITEGGVVLDHREIDGAGPDRGVVFQSPCLLPWMTAYNNVMLGVDQVYSHVSQEEREQVVEYYLSVVGLSDAMHKMPAELSGGMKQRVGLARAFALSPKMLLLDEPFGMLDKLTKFELQHVLLELWNRERLTAMMVTHDVDEAIFLADRVVMMTNGPEAEVGDILEIPFKRPRDRHEIMDDPQYYELREHLITFLEERAHIKPSKILVDNK